A genomic region of Paralichthys olivaceus isolate ysfri-2021 chromosome 18, ASM2471397v2, whole genome shotgun sequence contains the following coding sequences:
- the LOC109626047 gene encoding neuropeptide FF receptor 2-like, giving the protein MTHNLPLNTTWESVNTSDSSRLQENALTHHNVTYVDFYLHKPSVAAVFTISYLLIFVACMVGNGVVCFIVLRSKNMRTVTNLFILNLAISDLLVGIFCMPTTLVDNIITGWPFGRVVCKLSGMVQGISVSASVFTLVAIAVDRFRCIVYPFKQKLTITTSKLIIVIIWVLAVSIMCPSGVMLQVTKEQRVRIVLGRNNDTRPFYWCRENWPNQEMRKIYTTVLFANIFLAPLSLIVIMYARIGFTLFKTTIPQMRVGGIVPGEGSGNNKLNMESRHIISRKKKRAIMMLLVVALLFVISWLPLWTLMMLSDYASLTEHQYRVINIYVYPLAHWLAFFNSSINPIIYGFFNENFRRGFQAAFKFQLCSAEIQHQRTYSHRIRGNAVLPVQAAILSRSGSKVGSVLVGNGKCSCQEEGRLSGRHDVNEQDLIIEDLEKVSHI; this is encoded by the exons ATGACCCACAATCTGCCTCTCAATACGACCTGGGAGAGCGTGAACACATCCGATTCCTCAAGATTGCAGGAAAATGCTCTGACCCACCATAACGTCACCTACGTGGACTTCTACCTCCACAAGCCCTCTGTGGCTGCCGTCTTCACCATCTCCTACCTGCTGATCTTTGTGGCATGCATGGTCGGCAACGGGGTGGTGTGCTTCATTGTGTTGCGCAGTAAAAACATGCGCACGGTCACCAACCTGTTCATCCTCAACCTCGCCATCAGTGACCTGCTGGTTGGCATCTTCTGCATGCCAACCACTCTGGTGGACAACATCATAACAG GATGGCCATTTGGCAGGGTAGTGTGTAAACTGAGTGGTATGGTTCAAGGGATTTCTGTGTCAGCATCTGTGTTCACTCTCGTGGCGATAGCTGTTGACAG GTTCCGCTGCATTGTCTACCCTTTCAAGCAGAAGCTGACCATCACCACCTCCAAGCTAATTATTGTCATCATATGGGTCCTGGCTGTGTCCATCATGTGTCCCTCCGGGGTCATGCTCCAGGTCACAAAGGAGCAGAGGGTGCGGATAGTCCTCGGTCGCAACAATGATACTCGCCCCTTCTACTGGTGCCGGGAAAATTGGCCCAATCAGGAGATGCGGAAAATCTACACCACCGTCCTCTTCGCCAACATCTTCCTCGCCCCTCTCAGCCTTATTGTCATCATGTACGCCCGCATCGGCTTCACCCTCTTTAAGACCACAATACCTCAGATGAGGGTCGGCGGAATTGTGCCTGGTGAAGGGAGCGgcaacaacaaactaaacatGGAAAGTCGTCACATAATTTCAAGGAAAAAGAAGAGGGCGATCATGATGCTGCTGGTTGTGGCTCTGCTCTTCGTAATTTCCTGGCTGCCCTTGTGGACGCTCATGATGCTGAGCGACTACGCCAGCCTCACAGAGCACCAGTATCGCGTCATCAACATCTACGTGTATCCCTTGGCTCACTGGCTGGCCTTCTTCAACAGCAGCATCAACCCCATCATCTACGGGTTCTTCAACGAGAACTTCCGCAGGGGCTTTCAGGCGGCTTTCAAGTTCCAGCTGTGCTCTGCTGAAATACAGCACCAGAGAACGTACTCCCATCGGATAAGAGGGAACGCTGTGCTCCCCGTCCAGGCTGCCATACTCAGCAGATCAGGCTCGAAAGTGGGATCGGTGTTGGTGGGGAATGGGAAGTGCTCATGTCAGGAAGAGGGGCGTTTGTCTGGTAGACATGATGTTAATGAACAGGACCTGATCATTGAAGATCTGGAAAAGGTGTCCCATATTTAG